The Sorghum bicolor cultivar BTx623 chromosome 6, Sorghum_bicolor_NCBIv3, whole genome shotgun sequence genome contains the following window.
GCATGGGGGTGGTATGGCTCGAGTCGTTGGATCGGCCTCCTGTAATACTTgaatttaaggacaaaaccagatatacaccatatgtgagtcttagaagccaaatctcacatatagctacaaataaggggtaatatcaaaagacaatgcataaattatataacgtacttagtatatcagagataaccttaggcagcaaacaacggaagataactccaacttcgggtattaacttcactctacaagatccaactgactggttgatcacaagcctaaaacatCTTCTCCTGAAGtatggggaaatagcaagagtgagtccatgtcgaactccataggtatggcaactagattgtatagatcccacaatctcatgatcaatgtgacataaataatataaagcattaaacaataaataatgagtatcttaacacaacaagaatcatcaactagtttttaacactctgcagaggttgtatatccttacccatgagtcatgatttactctTTCGCCCAAGGTGAtcgcctcttaacccactagcAAGGAAGGTccgcagggatcactatgaagtcttttaaAAGTTCGTCTAGCAAGTTAGGGCCACAAGGTTTTCCAGGCGCGCAGatgtagagccccccttccaaatggcataatgacgcacaacctatacacataaggacagaggccacactatacccaaaacggcaagcccctctagcgtccttttgggtaacctctaacaagctagaaaaggtcttcatactgagctaaagccagagccattatagccctcatggttgcactgttatcccgggtgatcacgtacagataaatcctcaagttgctaaaaagttatttttatcattttgttgcttaaacattaatcaagtcacaagatcatggtcacagaaagaaAACTCAATTACTAtactttccttgatccaattgctcctattgatcttgctagttgtcgAAGTACTGATCTTGTTTCTtgtagcactcttgatcacccacAAATTGCTCACCCTCTACTCTCGATCATTGAAtaacaacacacaaacaatcggggccaatcatacacgaagcaaacaatagaATTGAATTAGAACAAACACTACAGTAGCAAAACAATatgaaaaattcataaaatagtttTATTCATCGCTATGATcatacagacgtaaagatcacgaaaatcagagctaaacagagaagatatgaattttctaagatttgctatagaaaagaaattaattaaatatggtcacaaattaaaaaaattttaattgtaaaacagtgagactaacatgtaAATCTTCCGAAGATGAATTTAACACAACTTGAATAGGTTAAATCAGAGTTGAAACAGAGAAAATATGACCTAAACAAGCTAATGTATTTCTATCTtatttttttggatttatttttttaaaggaAAACGGTAATAATACTTGTTTGACATCATGGTGACATCAACATGATCTCATCATGCTAGCTATGAAAACTGTAGATAATCGAAGCAGGGCAAAGCACGCATGACACAGGATCTCCAGTATAGTGGTTGGCCATGGAGCTCACCGAAGCTTGGTGAGAACGACGCTTTTGATTACAAAGGTAAAAGCACCGGTAGATAGATTTGGATATGGCGAACTCACGCAGAGGCTCGTAGCGAATGGGGCGGTCTCAGTGAAGGCGTGCAGCTTGATCAGGTGGCTCGATGGTCGGCTTGCTCAAGTCAGTGGAGGGGCTTCCAACAGCTGTCACCACAGCGGTGAGAGAGCTCAGCACCTCGATGAGATCCATATATAGACTCAAGGAATAAAGAATAGATTAGCATAAAGTCTGGAACTTTGTTGGGGTTTAGTCCATATCGTGTAGCAATAGTGGAGCAGCACAACATATAAGGTGGAAGGAGTCCTCACCTATTAGGCTAGTCTTTTGGGTTGAATTAGGCCCAAGGCCTTATATGTTGTCAGTTCCGGTGGACCTGTCATATGTGGAGCGTAGGCTCACGGTAGCGAGCCCGGCCGGCTTCAAGCCAGCTCCAAGATCGACAACTCGGTGGACTCTACCGGTTCtaacaattggtatcaaagccgatGTCATAAATTcgataaaaaataaacaaatcTCAGAAAGGTAACAGGTGGCAAGAACCACCCCGATGTGTGACTAAGGGGGAGATTGTTGGGATTTAGTTCCACATCGTGTAGCGAGGTGGGAGAGCACAACATACCCCGATGTGTGACTAAGGGGGAGATTGTTGGGGTAAGGTTTAGTCTTACATCGTGTAGCGATGGTGGGGGAGCACAAAGTCTGGGGGAGTCCTCAACTATCAGGCTAGTCTTTTGGGTTGAATCGGGTCCAAGGCCTTATATGTTGTCGGCTCCGGTAGACCTAGGATATGTGGAGCGCAGGCTCGTGGCAGCGAGCCCGGCCGGCTGCATGCCAGCTCCAAGATCGAGAACTCGGTGGACACTACCGGTTCTAACAATTGTCAGCTCCGGTGGACCTGGCATATGTGGAACGCAGACTCACGGTAACGAGCCCGGCCGGCTTCAAGCCAGCTCCAAGATCGAGAACTCAGTGGATTCTACCGGTTCTAACAATTGTCAGCTCCGGTGGACCTGGTATATGTGGAGCGCAGGCTCGCGGTAGCGAGCCCGACCTGCTTCAAGCCAGCTCCAAAAATCAAGAACTCGGTAGACTCTACCATTTCTAACGAACTTAACTTCAATTGTCTATAGCTATTGCTGGCAGCCTTCGATGTAAATACGTACATGGATGGAACTTTCAGAACTATATTGCAGCAGATGATTAGCGGTGGCCTGAAAAGATTTGCAAAACATGTGCATGACAGCTTGCTAGCTAATTGGAACTCAGACCTTAGGGCTCAACAGGCAACAAACGCTTGGCTTCCCCATCTGCTCGGGCAGGGAGAGCACCGTCGCCAGCCATGGCGACCAGGAAAAAAACGCAACCGCGGCACGTCGACAGAAGCCTAAATACACGAAAAGAAGGGGATGCTCACCAACAAATAACTATGAACGATCAGCATTGATGGTCCTACACTCCTACATGTTTGGGCGTGAACTAGGCAGCATCAGAAATTCCTTGCGTGCAGTCAGTGGTTCCACAGCGGCCGACAACCCCAGGCGACAGACTTGGTGACTTGTAGAAGGCAGCGAACGATAGGATAAGCAACAGCCGAGTCTCTCCCAACGTGGCAATCGAAAGACATGAGGAGTGGAGAAAATTTTACTTCATATCATCAGAGACTCTCAAACTAGGGACTTCTCTTGAGATAGTTTTGGTATAATTTTGTCTAAGAGGCTGGTACATACATATAGGAAGGATAACTCCCCACATTAACATCAACTAGAGATAAGAGACTAATTGATGTTACATCCTCCACTTTTACTAGAAGGCCTAAATAAAcattaaagcacattagtaaaCAAAGACATGGTTTCTAGGATTTATTAGAACTATTGCACTTGGGATTTCAGCATTCAAAAGAAAGAGatattattattttcgaaatttattaatttcatgattaaaataatttcaaaaaaaatctacaattattatttaagaCGCGAAAAATACTCCAAGAGCTCTAAAAATTTGGGAAAAATTCTTGTAGACATTATGAAACCTGAGGaactcaaataaagtatttggagttCATTgtaagataatttggagcatctaaaaattagattatgctaacGGGAAAAGGACCGAAAAAATTCTTgagaagtttgtagagattgcttgatgaaagaggaactaaaagaattcTTGAGAAGTCTGTAGAgattgcacaaaaatacaaaattaaatcaatttACATCTATTTAGAAAGGagtaatttttagggtgttacacctccccccccccctcccgagCGTTGGATCTACACGATGGGGCGTGGGCTATATAAGTCAGCCGCCACTCACCACTCCCCCAACCTGGAACCCTAGCTCATTCGCGTTGATTTGGAGGCCTTGCCAATATGATATTAAGGTCAAACCAGATCCATTTGAAAGCTTCCATTAAGTATGCATGGACCTTAAACTCACTTTGGACAAAGAAGTTATGGTCTTCCTAATGAAGTGTTGTCGGGCCGCTAGCAAACTAAAAATTCAGCATTGATGACCGTGCACTTTGAGACACATTCGTACCTATAAGCAAATAATGACATGTATATGTGGAACGAAGTGAATTATACCAAAAAACAGTATCCAAATATAGGAATAAGTTCACCTTAAAATCAATGGTCATATCTAAATGtgtcatgtcctcatcattctCCCTTTCTTGATAACAAACTTGTCCTCAGTTTGAGCTTTGTTGAATGACGGGttgtaaggccagtctcagtgcatGGTGTCATTGCACAGTTTCCCAAACAAATTTACTGACAAAGCCTCCATGAAACAAACATTGAAACACCCTACACAATGCAACAGTTTCATTGTGATGTTTCCCAGGCTGATAATCGCACTTAAATGCTGCATGTGTATGGGATCATATACATCGTTAATCCTGTAGCCAATTCATACCAAAACTCACTGAGAAAAGCAAGTCGTGAGCAACAGGCCATGAAGCAAAGCAGTTCAGCAgcaacaatcatcactattcaCACCGATTCAcactagaagcaagcatcaggcCATTTCAACAGAAAACAGGCCGTGAGCATCAGACCATGAGCAACATGCCGTGAGCAACAAGCATCAGACTTTTCACAAGCATCAGACTTTTCACAACAAAACTGAATGTGGTCATTTCTCACAAGCATCAGACTTAAGATAGAAAATAGCAGTGACCAAGATATAGTTCAGATCACATATACCAGTTCAGATATAGTTCAGAtcacttttatatatatatatatatatatatatatatatatatatatatatatatatatatatatatatatatatatatatatatatatatgagctaCAGAGCTCATCTTCAACCAATCATCACGTCCAATCTTCAACCAATCATGCACCCCAGAGATTCCAGTAGTTGCTTTCACCCTGCACAAGTAAACAAATAGCATAGTGTTAGTTCAGGTCACAGCAATGTATAAttgataaaaaaaatgaaacataCATGTATTAGCTCAAATTGTAGGTCCAGGTGGAAGAGGACCAAATTTATTCCATATATGTTCCACCAAATCTTTCTTAAGTCGACGATGAGCCGATCGATCTCTAATAGTAGTATCTTTTTCTAAAACTCTCTCAAATGGAACTTCTTGATCCGGAGAGAATTCCGGCTCTTGAACGGTTGTTGAACTAGGAGGAACGTTTAGGTCTAGATTTTCTTCAATAATGTCTGGCTCCTTCTCATCTTCAACTATCATATTGTGAATTATGATGCATGCTAGCACGACATCACGGAGTACATCTCTGTCATATAGACGAGCAGGTTGTTTTAAGATGCAAAAGCGACGCTGCAATACACCAAAGGCTCTCTCGATATCCTTTCTTGCCCCTTCTTGTTCGGCTGCATACCGTCGTTCCTTCTCACCGATAGGGAGTTTAATTGACTTAACAAATACTGCCCATTCAGGATATATTCCATCACCAAGGAAGTACCCAATGTTGTACTGATTTCCATTAACAGTGTACTGGACTCTAGGAGCTTGTCCTTTGAGCTCATTGATAAACACACTAGACTGGTTCAAAACATTAATATCATTGTTAGAACCTGCTGCTCCAAAGAATGCATGCCAAAGCCAAAGATCATGTGATGCCACAGCCTCAAGTATCAACGTTGGATGTTTCTGATCACCACGAGTAAACTGACCCTTCCAAGCATTTGGGCATCTTTCCCACTGCCAATGCATGCAGTCAATGCTGCCAAACATACTAGGAAAGCCCCGTCTTTCACCAAGTTTCAGTAGACGTTCAGTATCTTCCATTGTGGGACGTCTTAGATACCTTGCACCAAATACCTCTAACACCTTTGGCAAATTCCTTCAAACACTCCATTGCTGTTGTCTCCCCAATCTTTAAGTACTCATCTAGTGCATCTGCAGAACTACCAGTAGCCAATTGGCGGATGGCTGCAGTACACTTCTGTAGTGGACTGAGACCTAGCCGATTAAGGGCATCGACCCTCTGAGTGAAATATGGAGACCATTGGCCCAAGGCATCAACGATGCGCAAAACTAGTGGCCTAGACATGCGGAACCTTCGGCGAAAAATATTCGAAGGGTATAGAGGATTTTCAGAGAAATAATCATTCACCAATTTTGCATGTGCTTCCTCTCGTGGCCTGTTGATGTGCTTCCTTGGATTCAATCTGTGATCAGAAGCCTTCTTCTCAAGTTCTTTGACGCTGGACTGTATGAGCACCTTGGCTTGATGAAGAACATCATCTAGGATCTCCTCCTCTGCAAGGAAGTCGTCCAGCGAATACAAAGGATCTTGACTACCTTGAGGACTGTTATTTTCCTCAGCCATCTATTTTCCAGCGAATACAAAGAGGTGAGGAAAAGAGTTGGGGAGAACAGCTGAGAAAAAGAAATGATGGGAAGAGAAGAGATGATTACCTCAAAGCTGTGAACAAGCTGCTACTAGAATGGGAGGAGAGAGAGGTCTTGCGTGacagaaaaaagagagaaggactacgtgtatatatataggtgcACAGGCACCAGCATTCACACTACAAACTGCATATAGTGCAGCATTGAAAACCAgtaactgaaaactttgcattcacACTAGAAACTGATATAGTACAGGCACCAGCATTCACACTAgtaactgaaaactttgcatcttCACACTAGAAACTGAAAAATTTGCATGTTTCACAGTAAAAACTCATATAGTGCAGCATTTAGACAAATATACTACGATTCAAACGTACTGCACCTTTGAATCAGAACTAACCTTATTCCGCAAATAACTTTTCTTCTAACTTCCGCATTGCCTTCACTCGTGACGCCTTAGCCTCTTCAGACATGTTCATTGTATCTTGAGTAAGTAGGGAATTGTACACCTCAAACATCTTTGCTTCCTTCTGCTCATGTGCTGCCTTCAAATTAGCATTTGATATCTGAATCTGAGCAGCTGTGACTTTGTCGCGCTCCATCTTTCGGTCTTCTTCCACCTTGACTATTTTCTCAATATTGTCCCCAAGGATGACAATTCCATCCTTGACATTTTCCTTCTTACGCTTTCCTCTGCGCTCAGCCTTTGCAGCTTCTCTACCTGGCGGACGTTGCTGTGCATCTGGAATATCAACTATTTCAGAACTGTCTTTGTTGTCTTTCTCTGTCTCGAACTGTGCACACCATTTGGGCTCATCTTTGAGAATCTTCCACCAATGTATCAAGGTAAAATTCTTTCCATGCCTGTTTGCATACATCTTTTGTGCTTCTTCCTCCAGCATGTCATCCGAATAACCGCTTGTGTGCAACTGAGTCACCTTTGTCCAGTAGTCATTCCACTCACCAATTGCTGTCTTGAGGCGTGACCAATGTATCTTCAATTGGTTGAGTTCCCTTGTACGCTTCCCTGCACCTTTCCTATTGAACTCACTAGTGATCTCCTTCCAAAATGTATCTCCTTTCTTATCATTTCCATGAATAGGGTCTTTAGAAATTTCTAACCAAGAACTAGCCAATCgctcttcctcttcatgactcCAGTACCTCAAATTTCTTTGCTTCACCATCTTCTTAGTTGAAGTTTCTTGTTCCATGACTTGTTCAGTACCCTGTGGTGAAGGTGTTCCAAATGAATTTGCTGGAAGTGGTGGAGAAATTGGGTTGAATGACACATTTTGACCAATCAAATGAAAGTTCTCTCCCTGCGATTGCGGCGGATAGTTTTGTTGATGAATCATATTTAGGAAACCTCCTTGCGGTGGAAAAATCCTGATAGTTTTGTAGCAGCTGTGTTAATATGCTTGGAATAAATACTGATTACTGAATTTTACTTAAACAAAAACAGACTTCAACAGAAACAGAAAAGCAAGGCAGTACTACCCAACAGGAAGCATCCTACATGTTTCTGAAATACTACTTCGCAAACTGAAACAACCTCTGTAAAAGAAAAACTGAAATCAACAATACACTGAAATCAACAATACAATCTGTCAAACAAGTACTGCCTTCTACTCCCTGAATATGgttcatgttcagtatcacacAATGAGAACAGACTTATCTACTTGGGTATGGATTGAGCATCTGTCAAAATCACAGCAACTAGCAAAGAGCAACAATCAAAATCACAGCAGTATCGATTGACTAAAAAATAGATCGAAATCAAACATACCATGAATTTGGATCTTGTGCAAAATTGGGAGGTATGGAGCCCCATCTTGCTCCTTGCAGTGGAAATGTCGGCGCAGGAAGGGATCCAGGAGCTTGCCCTGCCGCCGGCACGGTGTGGGTGGGAGTCGGCGCGGTGGGGGTGGGAGTCGGCGCGGTGGGGGAGGGAGTCGGCGCCGCTGGGGAGGAACAACCTGGAGGTGGTGACGGCACACGAGCGGATGCCTTCTTCAGTCCAAGCCGGCCGCGGGTCTTGCCGGTATTGCCTCCTCTGCCAGCGGCGCCACGCCTAGAAGCCTCGGCCGGCGGCGGATCCATGGAGCCTAGAACCCTAGGAGGGAGGACGGTGGATGGGACACGAGGGAGAGGAAGGCGAGCTTGGGGGGAGGGAGGGAAGAGGGCGCGGGAAAAGGACGAGGCTGCGCGCGGGAAGAGGCGAGGCTGCGCGCGGGAAGATTGCCGACGGCGCGCACCTCCCGCCCGCACGGGATCGGGGAAGACGGGGTGAAACGACTCAGTGCTCGTTTCATCCGGGTTTCAAGTCCTGGGAAACGACGCCCGACCAGTTTCACCGTGGTGAAACGATTCTACTCTCTTTCCTCCCTA
Protein-coding sequences here:
- the LOC8064307 gene encoding uncharacterized protein LOC8064307; its protein translation is MDPPPAEASRRGAAGRGGNTGKTRGRLGLKKASARVPSPPPGCSSPAAPTPSPTAPTPTPTAPTPTHTVPAAGQAPGSLPAPTFPLQGARWGSIPPNFAQDPNSWIFPPQGGFLNMIHQQNYPPQSQGENFHLIGQNVSFNPISPPLPANSFGTPSPQGTEQVMEQETSTKKMVKQRNLRYWSHEEEERLASSWLEISKDPIHGNDKKGDTFWKEITSEFNRKGAGKRTRELNQLKIHWSRLKTAIGEWNDYWTKVTQLHTSGYSDDMLEEEAQKMYANRHGKNFTLIHWWKILKDEPKWCAQFETEKDNKDSSEIVDIPDAQQRPPGREAAKAERRGKRKKENVKDGIVILGDNIEKIVKVEEDRKMERDKVTAAQIQISNANLKAAHEQKEAKMFEVYNSLLTQDTMNMSEEAKASRVKAMRKLEEKLFAE